CGGGATGTCGCAAGTCCTGCCAAATGCCAGGCTGGTCGGGAGTGCTTCGAAACACCAGACTGATCAGCCTGGGAAATCGAATGAAAAACACCATGGGCGATTCCCTCGGATGATGGGAATCGCCCATCTTCTTTTCCTCACAGAGGTGGCTTTTTTTGGCCTTTTTTTAGCCATTTTCGATTTTACTAATGTGCATCCTTAATGCGGGGCGAAAGTACTTGCTCTGATCCCGGTTTTGGCCGAAGAAGAATCCTCAGCGATCGAACACTCCGTCGTCGCGATTGGGGAGTCGTGGGGTGGGTCGATGGGCTGTGACGCCTTCCAGGCAGGTGGGAGCTTGTTCAGGGACAGGGACGATACGATGGGTACGGCAAGATCCGGACAGAATCTGCAGGGGAGTGCAGGACACAGACTCCTCCTCGTTGGCGACAGACTTAGTGTCTGCCGTCCTGCAGGCTTCTGCCAGAGGAGGCTCCCGTCCTGAACGCACCCGCCCAACAGATTTCTGCTTCCATTCCCAGTATCCTCTGGACCGCGGACTGCGACGGTCGGCTCCTGACCCTGTCCGGCAGTGGACTTGCTGCGGCCGGAATCGATCCCGATGAAGCGCTCCAGCGTCCAGTCGGGCAAGGTCTGCAGTTCGAAGGCCTGGATGAGGCCCATCGGCGGGCGTTGGAAGGTGAAAGCGTCGCATACGAATGCGAGCGCGAAGGCACAATCTACGGAATTCACATCGCGCCCTCTCGCAAGCCCGATGGGGAAATTGAAGGATGCATCGGCTGTGCGACGGATCTGACAACGCTCAAGAGAAGTCAGGAAGATCTGGAGCGCTGGGAGGCGCGAAACCAGGCTCTCCTTGAGATTCTCCCGGACTTGATCTTCCACATCAGCCGAGATAACGTCTTCCTCGATTTCCAGGCCGGACGAGAGGACTCACTCTATGTTCCACCCCGCGAGTTTCTCGGCAAGCCCATCCGCGAAGTCCTTCCCCCGGAAGTGGCACGTGTCGTCGAGGAAGGCTTGCAGGATGCCTTCGCCACGGGCTCACCAACATTCATTCAGTATCAGCTTCCGATCGGCGGTGAATTGCGCGACTTTGAGGCGCGAGCGATCGCGCGCGAAGATGATCGCGGCATCGTCGTAGTTCGCGATGTGACCGATCGCAAGCGCGCTGAACGTGAATTGCGCAAGACAGAAGATCGCCTCACGACCGTCGTTGCGAATGCGCCCCTTGTGCTGTTTGCCCTGGATCGCGATGGGTACTTTACCCTCTCCGAGGGAAAAGGCCTCGAGTCCATTGGTCTGAAGCCGGGCGAAGTCGTTGGGATGTCTGCTTTCGAGCTCTACAAGGCTTTCCCTAGAATCATCGAGAACATCCATTCAGCCCTGCGGGGACAGCACGCATCGGAAGTCCTCGATGTCGGTGGCGTGCTTTTCGATTCGCTGTTTGCCCCATTGCATGCCGAAGATGGAACCATCGAGGGCGTGATCGGCGTGGCGACGGATGTGACAGTCCACAAGCGCGCCGAAATGATTCAAAAGGTCCTCTATGAGATTGCCGAAGCCTCGGTGCAGGTAGACAATCTGGACGAACTCTTTCACGTGATTCACCAGACACTTGCGACGATCATCGATGCCCAGAACTTCTTCATCGCGCTCTATGATACCGATCGCGATATGGTCTCCGTCCCTTATTTGTCTGACGAAAGAGATCACATCTCCGGGATCCCGAAGGATCGTCTTGGCAAGACTTTGACCGGTCGCGTCTTACGAACCGGCAAGCCGCTGCTTTGCCAGCGCGCAGAGATTGAGGAATTGATCGAGCGCGGAGAAATTGAGCAGGTCGGCGCCATGGCCGAGTCGTGGCTCGCCGTACCGTTGATCTCTTCCGGGACAGTCGTCGGCTCGATCGGACTGCAAAGCTACACGACAGGCAAGGCGCTGACCGAAGATGACATGAACGTGCTCAGCTTCGTGTCGCACCAGATTGCCCGGACAATCGAACGCAAGCAGGCCGAGGAAGAGAGGCGACGCAACGAGGCGCGCTTCCGCGAAATCTACGAGAAGTCGCCCGTGATGATGCACTCGGTCGACCGCGATGGGACTGTACTGGATGTCAACGAGAAGTGGCTGGAGGAGACCGGCTACACGCGCGAAGAGATCATTGGCAAGAAGCTCGAAACCGTAATGACTCCAGAGTCAGCTAATAGAAGAGACTCGCAGATCATGCCGGAGTACATGCGCACCGGCTCCGTGCGTGAGGTCCCGTATCAGTACGTCAGAAAAGACGGTCGACTGATCGATGTCCTGGTGAACAGCAATCGCCTGCGCGATCCTCTCTTCTCCGAAGTGAAGCTTTCGGTCGTCCGAAATGTCACCCAGCAGAAGCGTTACGAAGAAGCGCTACGTCGCCTTGTGGCAGGCACTGCTGCTGTCGTCGGCGAGGAGTTCTTCCACGTTCTCGTCAGCGAGCTCGCCGGCGCGCTGGACAACCGCTTTGCACTCATCGCGGAGCGCGATCCCGAGTATCCTGATTCCACGCACGTTTTGGCCTTCTGCGATACCCAGAATCCCTTGCAGAAGACGATTCAGCCTCCGGCGAACAGCCCGTGCGCGCGAGTTGCCGAAGCCAACTTCTATGTTTGCGAATCCGGCTTAGAGAAAGAATTCCCGGATAACGTCCACATTAGTACTCTTGGAATCGAGAGCTATATGGGTCTGGCGCTCAGAGATTCCCACGGCGAAGTGATCGGGCAGCTTTGCGTCTTCGACACAAAAACGATGGAATCGAAAGATCAGATGCGCTCGATCCTCAGCATCTTCGCCTCACGTGCAGGGGCTGAACTTGAGCGCCAACGCGAAGAGCGCAAACGTCGCGAGAGCGAGGAGCGCTACGCCTTGGCGGCCCGCGGCGCGAACGATGGCCTGTGGGATTGGAATCTCCGCACAAATCGAATTTACCTGTCGCCCCGATGGAAGACAATGTTGGGCTATGATGAAGACGAGGTTGGCGATTCCCCCAGCGAATGGATGGATCGCATTCATCCCGAAGATCGCGATCGTGTGAAGGCAGAGATCGATCAACATCTCGATCGCAACACGGCCCACTTCGAGAGCGAGCACCGCGTTCGCCATCGGGACGGAGCGTATCGCTGGATGTTATGCCGTGGCCTGGCCGTCGGTGATCGTGCGGGACAGCTTCACCGCATGGCCGGTTCGCAAACGGATATTACCGAACGAAAAGTCGCCGAGGAGCAGTTGCTACAGGCAGCATATTACGATGCTTTGACCGGCTTGCCTAATCGCGCCTACTTGATGGATCGGCTGTGGCGCAGCATCATCCGCAGCCGCGATTCCGATTCCTATCAGTACGCCGTTCTGTTCTTCGATCTCGATCGGTTCAAGAACATCAACGACAGCCTTGGGCACACACTCGGCGATCAGTTGCTGATTGCGCTGGCAGAGCGATTGAAGTCCTGCGTGCGTACGGGCGATGTCGTGGCGCGCCTTGGTGGAGATGAGTTCACCGTTCTCCTCGAAGGCATCAGCGATGTCTCCGATGCGACCAGCATCGCGGACAAGGTCCTGCGTGAGATCACAACGCCGTTCAATCTGGGCGGGCATATTGTCTACACAAATGGCAGCATTGGAATCGCCCTGAGCCACAGTGGATATCAACGCCCGGAAGACTTGCTGCGGGATGCGGATACGGCAATGTACAGCGCGAAGGAACTTGGCAAGGCGCGATACATGGTGTTCGATCGCGGCATGCACGATCGCGCCGTGGCGCTGCTGCAGTTGGAGACGGATCTTCAGCACGCCGTCGCGCGCGAGGAGTTCCGCGTCTTCTACCAGCCGATCGTTTCCCTTCGCACAGGACTGATCGAATGCATCGAGGGACTGGCGCGCTGGCAGCACCCGTATCGTGGACTCGTGATGCCCGGCGACTTCATTCCCGCCGCCGAAGAAACAGGCCTCATCATTCCGATGGGTCTGCAGATCATGCGCGAGGCCTGCCGGCAGTTGCAGGAGTGGAAGCGGCGGTTTGGCGTGAACGCACCCCAGGCCGTTTGCGTGAACTTGTCCGCCCGGCAGTTCATGCAGCCCGACATCGTCGAGCAGGTGAAAGCTGCCCTCGATGAATCCGGTCTGGATGGGAATAGCCTGCAGATTGAGATTACTGAGAGTATCCTGATGCAGGACATTGAGGCGGCGATGGAGCACCTCGCTCGGCTGAAGGATCTCGATATCCGGCTGTGCATCGATGATTTCGGAACCGGCTATTCGTCGCTCAGTTATCTCCAGCGCTTCCCGATCGATACCCTGAAAATCGATCGGTCTTTCGTTAGCAATCGAATCACCCTCGATGAGAATCTTGAGATCGTTCGGACGATCGTGACGCTCGCGCACAATCTGGAAATGTCTGTGATCGCTGAAGGCGTTGAGACAGAAGAAGAGCTCGCACAGTTGCGAGCTCTTCGTTGTAATCATGTCCAGGGTAATTACTTTTCAAAACCGGTGGCAGCCGGCATCATCAATGACATCTTGTCGGACGGTGTGCATTACTGGTAAGTCAGCGCCGCCCGCGCCCACCGCCGCTTCCACCGCGACTGCTGTTGCCACCTCTGTTTCCGCTGCTATTCCCGCCGCCCCGGCTTCCGCTGGCCTTCTTCTCAATGCTTTGCTGCGGAGAAAACGAGGGCGCCGATGAGCGATTCATCCCGGCGCCGGAGAGCTTCTGTTCCTGCGACTGGAATGCCTGGCGCTGCTGATTCATCGCGCGCTGCATTGTTTGATTCATCGCTGCTGCATCCATGTTCTGCATCGAGAATCCCGAAGCCGATCCCGTCGGACGAGAGAACTGCAGCGCAAGGCCATCGTCAGTCTGCGTTGCGCTCGTCTCGCGCTGCCAGTCCGCGGATTGCCCGCTGGAGGACGTCGCACTTCCAGAATGCGTCACGTCGTAGCCCGTGTTCGTCTGCTCGATGTCAGTCGTGTGGTCGACGTCGACTTGTGTGCCGGACCCCGTCTGCACGTGTGTTTGAGACTGAACCCGTGCGCCCGTTTGTGTCCGAGTGCCAGTCGCTGTACGATTCCACGCGCCCGAGCCCTTGTTGGTTGTTGCGCTGCCGCTGCCTTGCCGAGTGTATCCATCTTCCGTTGCGGCCGATTGACTGGATTGCTGAACCTGGCCAGAACGACCTGCTGAGTCACTATAGTTTACAGCGTGCTGCGAATTTGCCGACTGTTCGTTCGGGTTGTAATTTGTCGTTCCTTCGTGGCTTGCATTGGCCCAGCGATTTCCTCCGCCGACCGATGCCTGACCTGCGCTCTGGGACGAGATGTCTCCCTGGCGATCCTTCACAACATTGGTCGCCCCCTCATACTGCCCGACGGCTTTGTCGTTAATCTCGACCACGCCCTGCCGGACTTGCGAGGCCGTTCCCTTGAGCGGATTGGCCTGATTCTCTACGGACTTCGTGATGTTCATGTCTTGTCGAACGGCATCGATCTTGTCCCAGATCTGCGTGCCGGATTTCTTTGCGTACTGGCCCAGTGCCGCGGTGCTTGCAGGGTTCTGCTTCAGGATGTCGAGCACGCCGGGATATTGTTCGAGGTACTTGTAAGCCGCCTGGCCGGAGGCGGAGTCCGGTGCCTTGCCGGCGGCGAGCGCTGCCGGATCCTGAGCCACCTGAAGGATCGCGGCTGCGACCTCGTCCGGGTAGGCGGCTACACCTTGCAGCAGACGTTCCTCCGCAACCTGGCGAATCGCCGCAGGATCGATCTGTTGGGCAAGCAGCAGCCCGTGTAAGAGAAGCATCGTGCAAATCAAAGCGACAAAACGAGTCGATTTCATGGCCCACTCCCAAGAAGGAATTCTACGAGGAATCTAGCTCTCGGGATTCCTCGCATCAAGCGCCTTTCAGCATGATGGCAATTGTTTGAGGCGTAATTCTCAGCCGCGCGCTTCTTCTTCCTCGCGGCGGCGGTACTCGACTTGCAGGGCTTCGTCGCGCTCGGCGCGAGTGCTATTCGCAATCTGTCGGCGGATTTCTTCCTGGCACAAGTGATCGCACAGTTCGTTATCCGAATGGCCGGAATGACCGCGGAGCCAATGCCACTCAACATCCTGCTTCTCGCATACCGCGTCGAGGCGCTTCCAGAGATCGGCGTTCTTGACTGGCGAACGATCTCGGCCTTTACCCCGCATCCAGTCGTTCTTCTTCCATCCCTTGATCCACTTCGTGATTCCCTGGCGCAGGTAGGTCGAATCGGTGTGGAGCTCAACGAAACATTTGCGCTTCAGGGATTCCAGCGCACGAATCGCCGCCGTCAGTTCCATCCGGTTGTTTGTGGTGCCCAGTTCGCCACCGCTAATGCGTCGAACCTGGTCGCCCCATCGAAGCACCGCCGCCCAACCGCCAACGCCCGGGTTGGGCTGCGAGCCGCCGTCCGTATGGATGACAATCGGCTCCTTGGGATCGAACTTCGGTTTGTCTTTCGGAACCTCTTCGGCAGGGGAGGGAGCAGGCGGATCTTCGCCCGCCGCTAATCGATCCAGCGCCTCACCGTCCAGGCGATACAGCACCCATTCGTCCATCCCGCGTGCGCCAAGCGTGTGATAGAAGTCGCGTGCCGGCTTGTTCCAATCCAGTACGGCCCACTCGAAACGCTTACAGCCGCGTTCGACGGCGATTTGTGCAAGGCGCGCCAGCATGCGCTTGCCGATCGCCCGACGGCGATACGCGGGGCGCACGAACAAATCCTCCAGGTAAAGTCCCGGGGCGCATTCCCACGTCGAGAAATTGTGGAAGAACAACGCAAAGGCCGCGATCTCGCCGTTGTACTCGGCGATGATTGCTTCGGCAAACGGGCGCGGGCCGAACAGACGCTCGCGCACGTTCTCCGGCGTTGCGTAGCAGTCCTCCGGCGCGCGTTCGTACACGGCCAACTCGTGAATCATGCGCGAGATCATCTCCGCGTCTTCGGGCACAGCGGCCCGCAACACGACCGGTGACTTGGCCTTGGCCATGAAC
This genomic window from bacterium contains:
- the rnhA gene encoding ribonuclease HI, which produces MDEWVLYRLDGEALDRLAAGEDPPAPSPAEEVPKDKPKFDPKEPIVIHTDGGSQPNPGVGGWAAVLRWGDQVRRISGGELGTTNNRMELTAAIRALESLKRKCFVELHTDSTYLRQGITKWIKGWKKNDWMRGKGRDRSPVKNADLWKRLDAVCEKQDVEWHWLRGHSGHSDNELCDHLCQEEIRRQIANSTRAERDEALQVEYRRREEEEARG
- a CDS encoding EAL domain-containing protein — its product is MEGESVAYECEREGTIYGIHIAPSRKPDGEIEGCIGCATDLTTLKRSQEDLERWEARNQALLEILPDLIFHISRDNVFLDFQAGREDSLYVPPREFLGKPIREVLPPEVARVVEEGLQDAFATGSPTFIQYQLPIGGELRDFEARAIAREDDRGIVVVRDVTDRKRAERELRKTEDRLTTVVANAPLVLFALDRDGYFTLSEGKGLESIGLKPGEVVGMSAFELYKAFPRIIENIHSALRGQHASEVLDVGGVLFDSLFAPLHAEDGTIEGVIGVATDVTVHKRAEMIQKVLYEIAEASVQVDNLDELFHVIHQTLATIIDAQNFFIALYDTDRDMVSVPYLSDERDHISGIPKDRLGKTLTGRVLRTGKPLLCQRAEIEELIERGEIEQVGAMAESWLAVPLISSGTVVGSIGLQSYTTGKALTEDDMNVLSFVSHQIARTIERKQAEEERRRNEARFREIYEKSPVMMHSVDRDGTVLDVNEKWLEETGYTREEIIGKKLETVMTPESANRRDSQIMPEYMRTGSVREVPYQYVRKDGRLIDVLVNSNRLRDPLFSEVKLSVVRNVTQQKRYEEALRRLVAGTAAVVGEEFFHVLVSELAGALDNRFALIAERDPEYPDSTHVLAFCDTQNPLQKTIQPPANSPCARVAEANFYVCESGLEKEFPDNVHISTLGIESYMGLALRDSHGEVIGQLCVFDTKTMESKDQMRSILSIFASRAGAELERQREERKRRESEERYALAARGANDGLWDWNLRTNRIYLSPRWKTMLGYDEDEVGDSPSEWMDRIHPEDRDRVKAEIDQHLDRNTAHFESEHRVRHRDGAYRWMLCRGLAVGDRAGQLHRMAGSQTDITERKVAEEQLLQAAYYDALTGLPNRAYLMDRLWRSIIRSRDSDSYQYAVLFFDLDRFKNINDSLGHTLGDQLLIALAERLKSCVRTGDVVARLGGDEFTVLLEGISDVSDATSIADKVLREITTPFNLGGHIVYTNGSIGIALSHSGYQRPEDLLRDADTAMYSAKELGKARYMVFDRGMHDRAVALLQLETDLQHAVAREEFRVFYQPIVSLRTGLIECIEGLARWQHPYRGLVMPGDFIPAAEETGLIIPMGLQIMREACRQLQEWKRRFGVNAPQAVCVNLSARQFMQPDIVEQVKAALDESGLDGNSLQIEITESILMQDIEAAMEHLARLKDLDIRLCIDDFGTGYSSLSYLQRFPIDTLKIDRSFVSNRITLDENLEIVRTIVTLAHNLEMSVIAEGVETEEELAQLRALRCNHVQGNYFSKPVAAGIINDILSDGVHYW